A stretch of Candidatus Bathyarchaeota archaeon DNA encodes these proteins:
- a CDS encoding DUF4438 domain-containing protein — protein MVKINEGSLLEVALVGKITHPAVEGAYMTGWDGTPQVGLGRGGIVYNVKVGDPCFGWAWGEKVEPGASADGIGNEREKGSFRNLSNVGNKVKIIKGEAKGDKGIVVGKVGYLPGGAHHVLISFSEKTLQNLAIEDKIQIRARGMGLQLTEYPNVRAVSTSPKLLNAWGIEERNGKLCVPVTKVIPPEYVGQGSGGSPTESRNWDVMTQSPDAVKHLRDLKLGDLVYLKDILTAWGRGYFGGAATIGVVSCGASNSMGQGIGVTALLTGKGGELQPKIDQWANLTKYLNLGGNV, from the coding sequence ATGGTGAAAATCAATGAAGGAAGCCTCCTCGAGGTGGCCCTAGTGGGAAAGATCACCCACCCAGCAGTTGAGGGGGCCTATATGACGGGATGGGACGGGACCCCCCAAGTAGGCCTTGGCCGGGGAGGCATAGTCTACAATGTCAAGGTGGGCGACCCCTGCTTCGGCTGGGCATGGGGAGAAAAGGTAGAGCCAGGGGCATCTGCAGATGGGATCGGCAACGAGCGGGAGAAAGGCTCCTTTCGGAACCTCTCCAACGTTGGCAACAAGGTTAAGATAATAAAGGGAGAAGCAAAGGGTGATAAAGGGATAGTCGTCGGCAAGGTAGGCTATCTCCCTGGGGGAGCCCACCACGTCCTTATCAGCTTCAGCGAGAAGACTCTTCAGAACCTCGCCATAGAGGATAAGATTCAGATCCGGGCCAGAGGCATGGGCTTGCAGCTCACGGAGTATCCTAACGTGAGGGCAGTGAGTACATCCCCCAAGCTGCTAAATGCATGGGGGATTGAAGAGAGAAACGGGAAGCTCTGCGTGCCTGTGACTAAGGTTATCCCACCAGAGTACGTGGGGCAGGGCTCTGGGGGTTCGCCAACGGAGAGCCGGAACTGGGACGTCATGACCCAATCGCCTGATGCAGTCAAGCATCTCAGGGACCTGAAGCTGGGGGACCTCGTCTATCTTAAGGACATCCTCACTGCCTGGGGCCGGGGCTACTTTGGTGGGGCAGCCACTATTGGCGTCGTATCGTGTGGCGCCAGCAACTCCATGGGTCAGGGCATAGGGGTCACGGCCCTCCTAACAGGCAAGGGCGGAGAGCTCCAGCCAAAGATTGATCAATGGGCGAATCTTACGAAATACCTGAACCTAGGGGGAAACGTATGA